AGGGCATCCCTGCAGGATTGAAATATACCGCACTGGCATCTCGCGATTCAATCGCTGCTCCGGAATAGGACTCCCCCAACCCTTTGACACCCTGCTCCTGAATAGAAAAACCCGATGCCCAACCCGTATGAGCCAAACACCCCAGCAACGTCGATGCGCCTAAAATCTGCATCGTTTTTTTAGAAAAATAAACCTTCATTCAATCACTCCTTTAACCTATCCATTCAACGAATCACACATTTCGTCGTACACGTACGAAAGGTCTTACCACTCAACGAAAAAACAGCAATGTTATGATCCACAAAGTGTAATTCAAACGTTGGTTCGAACATTGTTTTTAAATAGAGCTTGCATACCGACAGCCATCCTAATAAACATAATCCCTCAATGATTTGGGGCCTATAGCTCAGTTGGTCAGAGCAGCTGACTCATAATCAGCGGGTCGCGGGTTCGAGCCCTGCTGGGCCCACCACTTAAATCCCTGCAAACAAACGGTTTGCGGGGATTTTATATTTAATGATCTTCTGCCTATTTCCCGTGATTTTCCCTAGTGTTGTCGGGGTTCCGTTACATGAGCAGGATACAAAACGGATACAAATCGCGTTTACTGCTGTTTTTGAACGATTGAACAAGGGCTGGTAAATTTTCCGTTCCCCCGTTTTGGGGGAGCGCACCATCAAGCCGCCGATCTGTGCGCTACTAGATTTTGAGTAACCGTGATGAACGATTCCCCAAAGGCGGCCATTCGTTCCTCGGTATGCGCCTGAACAGCAAACAGTCGGTTTCGTAACGCATTAAATGGTTCTGTGGAAGTGGCTTTCATGAACCGCAATCTTCGCCGACCGGATGTCTCATCGATACATCAATCGCATTCCATGTATAATCCCCCTTTTTTCATTCCACTACCGCACAAGCATGGCTCCACATCCATGCCATCGACAAGATCATACCGGGCATAATGATGAAGCAGATGCGAGATGGCGTCTGTGTGCTGCAAGGAATTGGGCAGTTTATACAGGATTTTGCAAAGCGTCCAGCCAAGCTGTTCCTGCAATATGGCATCGCTATCTTCTTCGGGAAACGTCACGTTGAACAATTATTTCTTTAGCAGACATCATCGTTCTTTTGGTTCGTGTTCCTGATTTTATCGTTACAAACAATGATAAGCCGGTGTTTTTAAATTTTTCCGGTCAGATTCCTAAAATTCCTTCAACACTCCGTGCGAGTTCGTCGGAATAGCGGGGTGACGCAAGCGGAATGCAGCGCGTGATCTGCTGTTTTCCGTTGTAATACACGTCAAAGGCCGCCAGCCGTTCATCCTGCATGAATTCAAAGGTGCAGCACCATTTCCGGCAATGCACGTTGTATACGCTGATCGTCGACCCGAGAAGCCCCGATATTTCATCAAAAAAGGCATGCATGAATCCGGGCAATTTGATTTTGATGTCGTCAACGGAAAGCGGATTAAGTGGCGCGACGGTTATTTCAGTCAGCTCTTCTGGCCTGCACTGGGCGGCATGATGCGCCAAGTTTGCCGCTTCGGTAAACAGCGCCTCGGAATTGGTTGCCTTTGCAATGACCGATGCCGGATTGATTTTACCATTGGCTTTGAAGGTCATATGAAGACAGGCCGTTTCATTGCCACGTTTAAAATGATAGTTCACATAGTATTTGCCGGTCTGAAGATCGACCTGTTGCAGTTCTATGGCGGAATCAGCCAGCACCTCCTGAATGCGCTGATGAAATACGCCTAAAAATGTCATTGATTCCGGCACTTGAATGATCACATTCGTGCCGGAATCCGTGTTGTGTTCAGATTGCATGAGGGGGTGTTTCACGTGTTGATTATCCATGATTTTTTCTCCGCAAGGCGGCTTGCTTCTGCAAACGCGCCAGACCCGACTGGGTCATATTTTCTTTTTGTATAACCCGGTACAAAAGCAGCTGCCTGCGCGCACGGGTGATGGCTGTATACAACCAGCGATGGTGAAATGCGCTGCGCCCCTCGTGTTCCATCAACACCACGACGCGATCCCATTCGCCGCCCTGCGCCTTGTGACAGGTCACGGCATAGCCGAATTTCACCTGGAGCGCATTAAAATACGGATCATCCATCAACGCATTGACAAATGCTTCACGGTCTTTCTTCATAGAAAGGCCATCATGACGTATGCAGAAATCAGCGTAGAGCGCTTTGTACTCTGTTGTTGTCTGCTGGCGCTCCGCAGAATAGAGTACATTCTCGATCATTTTGCATGGGATGACTGTATGGTCGCCGTCTAACTGTTTCAAAACGACTTCCACATCGCGAAAAACCAGTGTGGTATCGTGATGCGGAACGATGCGTTTTTCCTGCGTGCCAACGCGGCTGACATAAACAAGATCCCCGTTGCAAAGCCCGTATGTTCCATTATTGGCAACGACCATCAGTCGGTCACCTTCAAAGACCGGCGCATCGCCTTTTTCGCCTGTAATTTTTTCACGGAACGCCAGATTGAAACGCAACGCCGTCGCATTGGTGTACGATACCACGATACTGTCATCACGATACGCGCCTGCATCATCAAGACAAGACGCGTAGACGGCCTGCGCGGATGTGATGCATTCCAGTTCGCCCGGACAGGGCTTAAAGGTCACCTGTTTGCGCCAGGTGCTTTCCAGTCGGTTGCGTACATCCATGGCGGCTCTGAGGATGGCGCTATCGGCATGCTGTCGCACCACATCCGTCAGGACTGCTCCAGCGCATGCGATATGATACTGCTTTTCCATATAATCCGCATCAAGGGCGGGCGAACTATTCATATTCACCGGTGGCAACTGGGCGGGATCACCGACAAAGATGATTTTTGAATCCACGAGTTTCGAACAGGATCGGGCATATTCAAGCAGATCGCGTAGCAGAT
This Spartobacteria bacterium DNA region includes the following protein-coding sequences:
- a CDS encoding DUF2075 domain-containing protein, encoding MKDAMHRNTQFQQGLTHQQLAVFDALYSFMAGPERVFILKGYAGTGKTFLIKQIAAYLAVIQRSCQLAAPTGRAARVLEARTGLEAGTLHRLLYSMTDVDECEDWEDDEQGRKKQVIRFSYKLRQARDDDNGKVIIVDEASMISDAYSEMEYIRFGSGYLLRDLLEYARSCSKLVDSKIIFVGDPAQLPPVNMNSSPALDADYMEKQYHIACAGAVLTDVVRQHADSAILRAAMDVRNRLESTWRKQVTFKPCPGELECITSAQAVYASCLDDAGAYRDDSIVVSYTNATALRFNLAFREKITGEKGDAPVFEGDRLMVVANNGTYGLCNGDLVYVSRVGTQEKRIVPHHDTTLVFRDVEVVLKQLDGDHTVIPCKMIENVLYSAERQQTTTEYKALYADFCIRHDGLSMKKDREAFVNALMDDPYFNALQVKFGYAVTCHKAQGGEWDRVVVLMEHEGRSAFHHRWLYTAITRARRQLLLYRVIQKENMTQSGLARLQKQAALRRKNHG